ATGCAAAGATGAAGGTGGGTAACTTTAATCCGAATTTCCTCGCAGGTATGCAATCTACATTGACGTATAAGAAGATTAGCCTAAGCTTTAGCTTAGACTGGCGCTACGGTGGTCAGTTTATGTCGTCAACCTACCGTTATGGTGGTTCGAACTGGAAATCACAGCATTTGTTGAATTCATTAATCCCGGGAGGTAATTACTCGGCAGAGGAAATCGTTGCCCTATTGAAGTCTGATCCCGGGAAGTATATCATCCCTTCTAACGGACGTTTCCCACTTGTAGGTGGTTTAACGCAGGAAAGTGGCGGTTACAAACTGGTTCTTGATGGTGTTGAAGCTTATGACGGTGCATTTATTCCCGGCGTTATTGCTGAATATGATCAATCTGGAAACCTCATTGGCTACCGAGAGAACCTAGGCGGGGCGGGTACCAATGTTTATCCAATCGGACAGCAGTTCCCATGGAATTACAACCAACAAGTGATTTTTGATTCTGATTTCATCAAGTTGCGAGAACTCTCTATTGGTTATGATTTCACAAATATCAAGCGTGTTAAAAACTTAAGAGTGTCACTCTTTACGCGGAATATTATGCTTTGGACGAAGGCCGGAATCGGGATTGATCCAGAGCGTGCTTTCCAAGCAACCGGAAATAGCTTCCGTCAGGGTATAGAGATCCAGAATGTTAGCCCTTGGACTGTTCCATTTGGTTTCAAATTAGACTTAACCCTATAAAGCCTAAATGTCATGAAAAGAAGATTCATAAAATATATTGTAGCTGCCAGTTTGATATTCTCAATTGCTGGTTGTAAAGATCTTTCGGAAATTAATATCAATCCGAATGGTGTTGATCCGAGTCGAGCAAATGTCAACTTGATGCTGCCGGGATTACTGAGCAGTTTATCTGGACATTACGCCATATTGGATAACAGCCTTTCCAGCGGAATTATGCAGCATATGCAGGAAGACGGATGGTTTGATGGGTATAATCATTATCGTTGGGACTCGAAAGATTGGGGGGAATGGTACGAAATATTAGCGAACAACGATGTGATGTTGAAAGCTGCTGTAACCAATCAGCTGCCCATGCATGAGGGTATTGGTTTGGTCGTTAGAGCATTTGCCTTTGGCGTAGTCACTGACCTTTGGGGCGATGCGCCCTATACCGAAGCGATCAAAGCGAATGAACAAATTACACAGCCTAAATTTGATGGGCAGGAAACTATTTATAAAGGTATACTTGCCGATTTACAAAGGGCATCCGAACTTTTTCAAGCAGGGAATACATCGGGTATTATCGCTAATAATGACTTAATCTATAAGGGAGATATCAAGAAATGGCATCAATTTGCAAATAGCATGCTTCTTCGTTACGCCATGCGCCTTTCTGAAAAAATGCCAAATGAAGCAGCTCAAATTATAAAAAGAGTTTACGACAGCGGAGTTTATTTATCGAACACTGCTAATAATGCTTCTGTAAATTATCTGGGCAATACCAGCGGCGATTCTTATTTCTTAGCCACCCAATTTGATGCTGACGGGAGTATATTCCGTCGCAGAAAGGTGGCAAAGACAATAATGGATTTATTGATAGCGAATAAGGATCCTAGACTAACGGTATGGGTGTCGCCGGTGCACTGTCAATGGGTGGAAGACCTAACGCTCAGCACCGCATATGATGCTTTTGTGCGGAAGAATAATGTGCCGCAAAGCTATAACAGCTTGACATTTGTGCAATATCAGACCGAGATTGCAGCGGGG
The DNA window shown above is from Sphingobacterium hotanense and carries:
- a CDS encoding SusD/RagB family nutrient-binding outer membrane lipoprotein; its protein translation is MKRRFIKYIVAASLIFSIAGCKDLSEININPNGVDPSRANVNLMLPGLLSSLSGHYAILDNSLSSGIMQHMQEDGWFDGYNHYRWDSKDWGEWYEILANNDVMLKAAVTNQLPMHEGIGLVVRAFAFGVVTDLWGDAPYTEAIKANEQITQPKFDGQETIYKGILADLQRASELFQAGNTSGIIANNDLIYKGDIKKWHQFANSMLLRYAMRLSEKMPNEAAQIIKRVYDSGVYLSNTANNASVNYLGNTSGDSYFLATQFDADGSIFRRRKVAKTIMDLLIANKDPRLTVWVSPVHCQWVEDLTLSTAYDAFVRKNNVPQSYNSLTFVQYQTEIAAGHKFTRHYNPNILGYRLDTAKYVGVPAGSLEPSSYNLNPTPGQIVQNQHVSQLSAMYRQPTGTYLKRRLATTEETYFILAEAAQRGWIGGNAETLYNEAIKASLTAWGVPDKYAAYIAQPNVKYKGTLEQIIQQKWVASWNCATESWMDFRRTGFPKLVAGPASAETVLPVRFIYGNNEINANRENLEAAIEGLQETPYSKVRGKNSQWSKPWILQGTNKPW